From a region of the Pseudoxanthobacter soli DSM 19599 genome:
- the cysW gene encoding sulfate ABC transporter permease subunit CysW: MTDAALSAAPAAARARARSAVTEAPWVRVALVLAALAFLLLILVLPLAVVFSEAFSKGAETYFEALAEPDALAAIRLTLLVAAISVPCNMVFGLAAAWAVAKFEFPGKSLLTTLIDLPFSVSPVISGLVYVLLFGAQSLLGPWLRDHGIEIIFAVPGIVLATMFVTLPFVARELIPLMQEQGTLEEEAALSLGAGPWATFFRVTLPNVKWGLLYGVLLCNARAMGEFGAVSVVSGHIRGLTNTMPLHVEILYNEYNFVGAFAVASLLALLALVTLVAKTLLEWHYSDGIANSTRRH; this comes from the coding sequence ATGACCGACGCCGCCCTTTCCGCCGCACCCGCCGCCGCCCGTGCCCGCGCCCGCTCCGCCGTGACCGAGGCGCCCTGGGTGCGCGTCGCGCTCGTGCTCGCCGCGCTGGCGTTCCTGCTGCTGATCCTGGTGCTGCCGCTGGCGGTGGTGTTCTCGGAGGCGTTCTCCAAGGGTGCGGAAACCTATTTCGAGGCGCTGGCGGAGCCGGACGCGCTCGCCGCGATCCGGCTGACGCTGCTGGTGGCCGCGATATCGGTGCCGTGCAACATGGTGTTCGGCCTTGCCGCCGCCTGGGCCGTCGCCAAGTTCGAATTTCCCGGCAAGAGCCTGCTGACCACGCTGATCGACCTGCCGTTCTCGGTCTCGCCCGTCATCTCGGGCCTCGTCTACGTGCTGCTGTTCGGCGCGCAGAGCCTGCTCGGGCCGTGGCTGCGCGATCACGGCATCGAGATCATCTTCGCGGTGCCGGGCATCGTGCTCGCCACCATGTTCGTGACGCTGCCGTTCGTCGCGCGCGAGCTGATCCCGCTGATGCAGGAACAGGGCACGCTGGAGGAGGAGGCGGCACTGTCGCTCGGCGCCGGCCCCTGGGCGACGTTCTTCCGGGTGACGCTGCCGAACGTGAAATGGGGCCTGCTCTACGGCGTGCTGCTCTGCAACGCCCGCGCCATGGGCGAGTTCGGCGCGGTCTCGGTGGTCTCCGGCCACATCCGCGGCCTGACCAACACCATGCCGCTGCATGTCGAGATCCTCTACAACGAATATAATTTCGTCGGCGCCTTCGCCGTCGCCTCGCTGCTGGCTCTGCTCGCCCTCGTCACCCTCGTCGCCAAGACGCTGCTGGAGTGGCACTATTCGGACGGCATCGCCAATTCCACCCGCCGCCATTGA
- a CDS encoding sulfate ABC transporter substrate-binding protein, whose translation MAAAAFAAGLGGTALPAMADQTLLNVSYDPTRELYKDYDAVFAKHWKETAGETVTIRASHGGSGAQARAVIDGLQADVVTLALEADIDAIAKRTGKIPADWRKRLPNNSAPYTSTIVFLVRKGNPKNIKDWGDLVRDDVEVITPNPKTSGGARWNYLAAWAWADKHFNGDQAKVRDYITQLFQHVPVLDTGARGATTTFAQRGIGDVLLAWENEAFLSIEELGPDQFEIIAPSVSILAEPPVTVVDGNVDAKGTRKTAEAYLEYLYSPEGQNIAAKHYYRPYKTDGVDPAYLKRFADIPLVSIDDPLFGGWAKAQPEHFGDGGTFDQLYKPKQ comes from the coding sequence ATGGCAGCGGCAGCCTTCGCCGCAGGCCTCGGCGGCACGGCCCTGCCGGCGATGGCGGACCAGACGCTGCTCAATGTCAGCTACGATCCGACCCGTGAACTCTACAAGGACTACGACGCGGTCTTCGCCAAGCACTGGAAGGAAACCGCAGGCGAGACCGTGACGATCCGCGCCTCCCATGGCGGATCCGGCGCACAGGCCCGCGCCGTGATCGACGGCCTTCAGGCCGACGTGGTGACCCTGGCGCTGGAAGCCGATATCGACGCCATCGCCAAGAGGACCGGCAAGATTCCGGCCGACTGGCGCAAGCGCCTGCCCAACAATTCCGCGCCCTACACATCTACCATCGTGTTCCTCGTCCGCAAGGGCAACCCGAAGAACATCAAGGACTGGGGCGACCTCGTCCGCGACGACGTCGAGGTGATCACGCCCAACCCGAAGACCTCGGGCGGCGCGCGCTGGAACTACCTCGCCGCGTGGGCCTGGGCCGACAAGCACTTCAACGGCGATCAGGCCAAGGTGCGCGATTACATCACGCAGCTGTTCCAGCATGTGCCGGTGCTCGATACCGGCGCCCGCGGCGCGACCACCACCTTCGCCCAGCGCGGCATCGGCGACGTGCTGCTCGCCTGGGAGAACGAGGCCTTCCTCTCCATCGAGGAACTCGGCCCCGACCAGTTCGAGATCATCGCGCCTTCGGTCTCGATCCTCGCCGAGCCCCCCGTGACGGTGGTGGACGGCAACGTCGACGCCAAGGGGACGCGCAAGACCGCGGAAGCCTATCTCGAATATCTCTATTCGCCCGAGGGTCAGAACATCGCGGCCAAGCACTACTACCGTCCCTACAAGACGGACGGCGTGGACCCCGCCTACCTGAAGCGCTTCGCCGACATTCCGCTCGTCAGCATCGATGATCCGCTGTTCGGCGGCTGGGCAAAGGCGCAGCCCGAGCACTTCGGCGACGGCGGCACCTTCGACCAGCTTTACAAGCCGAAGCAGTAA
- the cysT gene encoding sulfate ABC transporter permease subunit CysT, giving the protein MAFAKALRRQPSIIPGFGPALGFTLAYLALIVLIPLAALVLRTADLGLSGFLTVATEPRVIAALKVSFGSSLIAAAINGVFGLLVAWVLVRYDFPGRRLIDAAVDLPFALPTAVAGIALTAIYAPNGMIGRFFAEWGIKIAYTPRGIVIALIFIGLPFVVRTVQPVLAELDREYEEAAATLGAGRLQTVTRVVLPTILPALLTGFALAFARAVGEYGSVIFIAGNIPFVSEIAPLLIVTRLEGFDYAGATAIAAVMLIISFLMLFAINLLQAWARRRMGQAG; this is encoded by the coding sequence ATGGCTTTTGCCAAGGCGCTGAGGCGGCAGCCGAGCATCATCCCGGGTTTCGGGCCGGCCCTCGGCTTCACCCTCGCCTATCTCGCGCTGATCGTGCTGATCCCGCTCGCCGCGCTGGTGCTGCGGACGGCGGACCTCGGCCTTTCCGGCTTCCTCACGGTCGCGACCGAACCGCGCGTGATCGCCGCGCTGAAGGTGAGCTTCGGGTCGTCGCTGATCGCCGCCGCCATCAACGGCGTGTTCGGCCTGCTCGTCGCCTGGGTGCTGGTGCGCTACGATTTTCCCGGCCGGCGCCTGATCGACGCCGCCGTCGATCTGCCGTTCGCGCTGCCGACCGCCGTCGCCGGCATCGCGCTGACCGCGATCTACGCCCCGAACGGCATGATCGGCCGCTTCTTCGCCGAATGGGGCATCAAGATCGCCTACACGCCGCGCGGCATCGTGATCGCGCTGATCTTCATCGGCCTGCCGTTCGTGGTGCGCACGGTGCAGCCCGTTCTGGCGGAACTCGACCGCGAATACGAGGAAGCCGCCGCCACCCTGGGCGCCGGCCGCCTGCAGACCGTGACCCGCGTCGTGCTGCCCACGATCCTGCCCGCGCTTCTCACCGGCTTCGCGCTGGCCTTTGCGCGCGCGGTCGGCGAATACGGCTCGGTGATCTTCATCGCCGGCAACATCCCGTTCGTCTCGGAAATCGCGCCGCTCCTGATCGTGACCCGGCTCGAGGGCTTCGACTATGCCGGCGCGACGGCCATCGCCGCGGTGATGCTGATCATCTCGTTCCTGATGCTGTTCGCCATCAACCTGCTGCAGGCCTGGGCCCGCCGCCGCATGGGGCAGGCGGGATGA